Part of the Streptomyces sp. RFCAC02 genome is shown below.
CCGGACGATCAGGTGCCCGATCTCGCCCGCCCCGCCGTGGGCGCCGGCCTCGATCACGCCGTCGATGCCGATCGCTCCGGCGATGCCTGTGCCGAGCGCGACCAGCAGGAAGCGGGAGCGGCCCGCGCCCGCGCCGAGCCGTGCCTCCGCGAGGCCGGCGGTGCGCAGGTCGTGCCCGATGGCGACGGGCAGGCCGTCCAGCCGGTCCGTCAGGAGGCGGCGGAGCGGCACGTCGCGCCAGCCGAGGTTGGCGGACCAGACGGCGATGCCAGCCGCCGCGTCCACGAGGCCGGGGACGCAGACACCGGCCGCCGAGGGTGGCCGGCCGAGGCGGGTGACGGCGGCGTCGTACAGCTCGGCGGCGACGCCGAGCACGGTGTCCACGGCGCCGGCCGGGTCGCCGGTGGGCCTGCGGATCTCGACCAGCGGCCGGAACCCGGGGTCGTAGAGCGCCGCCTTGATGGCGGTACCGCCCACATCGAGGGCGATGACGTGGTCCTGTGCGTCTTCGGTGCGCGTCACAGGCGCAAGTCTGGCCCGAAGGACGCCAAGAGGTCTAGTCCACTACGGGAGGTCGGTCGCCGGCGGGGGGTGGGGCCGGAGGGTGGGGACAGCCCCCGGAGGCGGGTGGAGAAAACCGGAGATCGTTTTCTCCGGCTCACCGGATGGACCGGGGTCGTCACGCTGCGTAGCGTTGCAGTCATGAACGTGAGGCGGGACAGCATGAAGGTGACACGGGGCAGTACCGGTACGAAGGGCAACAGGTGGCGTCTGACGGCGCTGGCGGGGCTGACCGCGGTGGGCGTGGCGGTGGCGTGCACGGCCGGGGCGGCGGCGGGTGGCGTCGTCGGAGGTGATGCGGCGGCGGCCGCGGGGGCGAGGGGGCACGGCTCCCTGGAACGGGACGCGCGGGCGGTCGTGGACTCCGGCGCGACGGCCGTGGTGGCCGCCGCCTCGGTCGCCGGGGAGCGCGGGCAGCGCGCGGCGGCGGGTGTGACCGACCTCGACGACCCCCGGCGCGTCGATCCGGGGTCGTACTACCGCATCGGCAGCGACACCAAGACGTTCACGGCCGTGGTCGTCCTCCAGCTCGTCGCCGAGGGGCGGCTCGACCTGGGGGACACCGTGGAGCGGTGGCTTCCCGGCGTCGTCACCGGCCACGGGAACGACGGCAGCCGCGTCACCGTCCGGAACCTCCTCCAGCACACCAGCGGCATCGCCAACTACACCGACATCCTGTTCGGCGACCCCGGGGCCCTCACGCCCGAGGCGTACGAGGAGGGGCGGTTCGACGTGCTGACGCCCGAGGACAAGGTGGCCCTGGCCATGACCCGGGAGCCGGGCTGGCTGCCGGACGCCGCGTCGCCCGGGAGCGAGACCCGCTGGTCCTACTCCAACACGAACTACATCCTCGCCGGGATGATCGTCGAACGCGTCACCGGCCACTCGTGGGAGCGGGAGGTGCACGAGCGTGTCATCGCCCCGCTCGGGCTCGACCACACCCTCACCTCCGGCACCTCGGCCTACGTCCCGCAGCCGACCGCGACGGCGTACCTCCAGTTCCCGGGGCAGGAGGAGCTGACCGACACGACGCTGGCGGTCGAGGGCGGCGCCGACGGCGGGATCATCAGCACCGCCGAGGACATGACCGCGTTCCACCGGGCGCTGCTGGACGGCCGGCTCCTCGGCCCGGCGGAGCTGGCCGAGATGCGCACGACCGTCCCGGCGCCCGACTTCTCCGCCAGGCCCGGCACCCGCTACGGCCTCGGCCTGGCCTGGAGCCCCATGGAGGGCTGCGACGGCGGCATATGGTTCCACGGCGGCACGTCGTTCGGCACGTCCTCCGAGGGCGCCGTCACGGACGACGGCAGGGCCGCAGCCGAGGCCGGGGTCTACACGCTGAGCTTCGCCGACGCGCAGGCCCAGGAGGAGCTGAGCGCGGCGACGCGGCACCTCGTCGAGCACGCGCTGTGCGGCACCGGCGACTGAGCGGCGGCGCGCCGGCCGGGTCCGTGCGGCCCCGGGGCCGCACGGACCGTGCCGAAGGCCCGCGGCGTTCGGATGCGGTGCTCGCGAGGTGCCGTGGTCGGCGTCGTGGGACGGGAGAGGCCCGCCGGGCGGGATCGAGCGGTCAGATGCGCTCGGCCAGTGCCACCAGGAAAGCGGCGACGCCCTCCGGGCCGTCCACCGTCAGGTCGGTCGCGGCCGCCAGCCGTGCCACCTCCTGGCTGCCGCTGCACACCCGCAGCCCCGGGATGCCGACCGCCCGCAGCCGTGCGATCGCCTCGAAGGCGGGCAGGTCACCCAGGTCGTCCCCGCCGTAGAGCACGCACTCCGCGCCGGTGGCCCGCGCCAGTTCGGTGAGGGCGGTGCCCTTGTCCATGCCGGGCGGGCGCAGTTCGAGGACCATGCGGCCCGGTTCGAGCGTGAGGCCGTGGTCGTCGGCGAGACGGCGCAGGGGCGCGCTCAGCTCCTCGAAGGCCGCCTCCGGGTCGGCGGCGCGGCGGGTGTGGACGGCGAGGGCGATGCGCTTGTCCTCGACGTGGGAGCCGGTACGGGCGGCCAGTTCGTCGACCTCGGCACGGACGGCGGCGATGCCGGGCGGCGGCTCGGGGGCGATGAGCTCACCGGTGGCGGCGTCCCACCGCTCCGCGCCGTAGGCGCCGAGGACGGTGAGACCGGCCAGTTCGGGATGGCCGTCGAAGCCGCCGAGCCGCACCACGGTGTCGGCGGGGCGCCCGGTGATGACGGCCAGCGCGGCGATCTTCGGCGCGATGCGGGCCAGCGCCGGGACGGCGTCCGGATGGGCGCGGGCCTGCGCGGGGTCGGCCACGATCGGTGCGAGGGTCCCGTCGAAGTCGAACGCGAGGAGGGCGCGGTCGGGACGGTTCAGGAGGGAGGCGAGCCCGGCGCGTCCCTCGTCGGTTGCGGGTACGGGAAGGGTGCCCATGGCCCCGACTGTACCGGCGGGGTCAGCGGCGGGCGCGGCGGGCGTCCCGGACCCGGCGGAGGCGGTTGACCGTCACCGGGTCGTGCCGGAGGGCGCGCGGATCGTCCAGCAGGGCGTTGAGGAGCTGGTAGTAGCGGGTGGGGGTGAGGTCGAGCTGTTCGCGGATCGCGCGCTCCTTGAGCCCGGGGCGGGGCCAGCCCCTGCGCTCCACGGCGAGGACGGCCCGCTCACGGGCGGTCAGGCCGCCGGGCGCGGACTCCGGCGGGCGGCCGGCGCCGGTGTCCGGCTCGCCGTCCGTGTCCCGTTCGTCCTCGTCCGCGCTCACCCGTTCAGTCTAGGGTCTGCCCGGCGGGACACGACGGGTATGAGCTGCGGTCCGGCGCCTTGCGATGCACCGCGTCCGACGCCGCGAGCCCGCGCCGAGACCCGCCGGACAGACCCCGGGCGGCGGCTCCGACAGGAGGCGGGATGCGGCCGTGCGGGGGAGTCCCCGTCCGCCGGGGTGTGGACGGGCACGCGTCGGGCAGGGCTCCCTCACGCACCCGGCGACCGTGTCCCCCGCGCGGGGGACGAGGAGGATGGCGCATGACCGAAATCCCGCTCACCGCCCGCGAGATCGCGACCCAGCCGGAGTGCTGGCGGCGCGCCGCCCTCGATGCGCGCGCCGCCGGGGAGGCCGGGTTCGGCGCCTCCGCGCTGCCCCGGCCGGGGGAGCGCGTCGCCGTCACCGGCTGCGGGACGTCCTGGTTCGTGGCGCAGGCGTACGCGGCGCTGCGGGAGAGGGCCGGGCAGGGCGTCACGGACGCGTTCGCGGCGTCGCAGTTCCCGGTGGCCCGTGCCTACGACCGCGTGGTGGCGATCACGCGGTCGGGCACGACGACGGAGGTGCTCGACGCGGTCGGCGCGGTCAGGGCGGCATGGCCCGCGGTCCCGGTCCTGGCGCTGACGGCCGACCCGGCCTCCCCGGTGATGCGGGCGGCGCAGCACGTCGCGGTCCTCGACTACGCGGACGAGTGGTCGGTCGTGCAGACGCGGTTCGCGACCAGCGCCCTGGCGTTCCTGCGGGCGGCGCTGGAGGCCGAGGGGCCGCTCCCCGAGGGGGTGGCGTCCGTGGAGCGCGCGGCCGCCGACGCGGCCACGGCGCTCGACGACGACCTGCCCCCGGAGGCCGTCGCGGCGGAGCAGTGGACGTTCCTCGGCACGGGGTGGGCGTACGGGCTGGCGCAGGAGGCGGCGCTGAAGCTGCGGGAGGCGGCGGGCGCGTGGACCGAGGCGTACCCGCTGCCGGAGTACCGGCACGGGCCGCTGGCCATCGCGGCGCCCGGGCGGGTGGTGTGGCTGCTCGGCGGCGCGCCGGACGGCTTCGCGGCCGAGATCGGACGGACGGGGGTCTCGGTGGTGCGCGGGCGGCTCGACCCGATGGCGGAGCTGGTCCGCGCCCAGCGGCTCGCCGTCGAGATCGCGCGGCGGCGCGGCCTCGACCCGGACCGCCCGCGCAACCTGCGGCGGTCGGTCATCCTGCGCTGACCCCCACCGCTGCCGGCCCTGCCGGGCGGTCCGTCCGCGGAACGCGCCGGTGTGCGGCCGTCCGCGATCGGTGGCACGCCGTCGGTACGGGTCGCCGGCACGGGGGTGTGCGGGGACTCCCCGTGGCAGGCGTGCCGGTGGGCGGCGTTCGCGCGCGATCCGGCAACACGGCGAGGTGCCGCTGCCGGCGTCGCGGGACGGGCACGTTCCGCCGGGTGGACCCCGGTGCCGGGGCAGGCGGGGTCGCCCGTCGAGGCGTGGCGTCCGGGGCGGTGCATCGGAAGGCGTCGGGTCGTCGTTGTACTGGGCGCGCTTGGCTGATGCGGCAACGCGGCGAGACGCCGCGCCGTGCCGGGCGACGCGACGGGGCGGACCTCGCCTGGCGCGGCCCTCGGGGTCCGTCCGGCGGGTCATGGCGCGGGCTCGCGGCGTGGGACGCGGTGCGTCGGAAGGTGCCGGACGGCAGCTCAGGCCCGTCCGTAAGCGCGCGATGCGGCGAGGTGCCGCTGCCGGCGTCGCGAGTTCCGCCGGGCAGGCCCTAGGGGCTGTCCGGCGGGTCTTGCCTGTCTCGCGACGCCGGCTACGGCACCTCGCTGCGTTGCCGTATCGCGCGAATACGGTCGGGTATGAGCTGCGATCCGGCGCCTTGCGATGCACCGCATCCGACGCCGCGAGCCGCGCCAAGATCCGCCGGGCAGACCCTAGCCCTCGCGCAGGGCCGTGAGCTGGTCGAGGAACCAGCGGGACGGCGGCAGTGCCGTCGCGGCCGCCGCGAGGCGCTTGGTGCGCCGCTCCCGTTCGTCGGCCGGCATCGACAGCGCGCGGTGCAGCGCCTCCGCCGTGCCCCGGATGTCGTACGGGTTGACCATGATGGCGTCATCGGACAGCTCGGCCGCCGCGCCCGCCTCCGTCGACAGGACGAGGGCCACGCCCCGCTCCGAGACGACCGGCACCTCCTTGGCGACGAGGTTCATGCCGTCACGGATCGGGTTGACGAGGGCCACGTCCGCCATCCGGTACGCGGCGAGCGACCGCGCGAAGTCGTCCCGCACATGCAGGACCACCGGCGTCCAGTCGCCCTCGGCGAACTCCGCGTTGATGCCGTCCGCGACCCGCGACACCTCGGCCGTGTACGCGCGGTACACCTCCAGGTCCTGCCGCGACGGGTACGCGAACGCCACATGCGTCACCCTGCCCCGCCACTCGGGAGAGTCCGTCAGCAGCCGTCGGAACGCGTGCAGGCCCCGCACGATGTTCTTCGACAGCTCCGTCCTGTCCACCCGCACGACGGTGCGCCGGTCGCCCACCTGCTTCCGCAGCCCAGCGAGCCGCTCGTCCACGTCGGGCCGGAACGCCCGCTCCCGCAGGAACCCGGCGTCCGCGCCGAGCCTGTGCACACCGATCCGCGTCGTACGGCCCCCGTACGTCACCGACCCGTCGGGACCGACCTCGGCGCCCAGCACGTCCGCGCAGCACGCCGCGAACGCGTCCGCCCACCGCCGCGTCAGGAACGCCGCGCGGTCGGCACCCAGAATGCCCGTCAGGACCTGCCGCGCCACGGCGTCCGGCAGGATCCGGAACAGCTCGGGCGGCGCCCACGGCGTGTGCGAGAAGTGGCCGATCCGCAGGTCCGGGCGCCGCTGACGCAGCAGCCCCGGCACGAGCGACAGGTGGTAGTCCTGCACGAGGACGGCAGCGCCCCGCTCGGCCTCGTCCGCCAGCGCGTCAGCGAACGCCTCGCTGTACGCCTCGTACCCGGCCCACTGCTTCTCGAAGGCGGCGTCGAAGACCGGCTCGAACGGCGTCTGGTACAGCAGGTGGTGGACGAACCACAGGACGGAGTTCGCGACGCCGTTGTAGGCCGCGTCGAACGTCTCGGCGGGGATGTCCAGCATCCGCACCGCCTGCCCGCCCGTGTCCGCCTCGGGAAGCCGCCCGCCGTGGTGCCCCGCCGCCTCCCTGTCGCCCTCGCCGAGGGCCGCGCACACCCAGGTACCCGCCTCGGGGCCGAGCGCGCTCAGGCCCGACACGAGGCCGCCGCCGCCGCGCTTCGCGACCAGGGACCCGTCGTCGGCCGGGGAGTAGCTCACCGGACCACGGTTCGAGGCGACCAGTACCTGCTTCGCGGTCATCGGTCCTCCAGCGCTCGGCACGGGCGTACGCCCCCGGTGAGGCGGAGGCTAACCGACCGCACGGCCGGCGAAACGTGGGAACCGTCACACCGCCCGCGCGTCCCCGCGACCGGGCGTACCGGCGCGTGACCCGCGCCGCGCGCCGTCACGGCAGCCGCCTCACGCGGCCTGCCGGCGCGCCGCGTACTCCGGCACCCCGCACATCGGGGGCCGCTCGTCGGCGTCGATCGGGTGCGTGCGCGGGGAGAAGGCGCCCTCCTCCGTGCGCTCGAACTGGGTGAGCCCCACGCGTTTCGGCAGCACGGTGCCGGGCAGGCGGCTCTGCGCGGTCCGCATGATCGCCGTGGACATGCGGCCCAGGGCCTGCCCGTCCTGGTGGCGGTGCTTGCGCACCCCGACGTCCACCTGGGCCACCGCGTCGAGACCCGCGACGTGCAGCGTGTCGATGAGCAGGCCCAGCTCCACGCCGTAGCCGACGGGGAACGGCAGCCGCTCCAGGAGCGACCTGCGGGCCGCGTACTCGCCGCCCAGGGGCTGCACCACGCCGGCGAGCTGCGGCCAGTGCAGGTTCAGCAGGGGGCGGGCCACCAGCTCCGTGACGCGGCCGCCCTGGTGCGCGCCGGTGGGCTTGTCGCCGAGCGGGCGGTCGTACATCGCCTTCACGAGCTGGACGTCCGGCTCGGTCAGCAGCGGGCCGAGGATGCCCGACACGAACCGCGAGTCGAAGTCCCGCAGGTCGGCGTCCACGAAGGCGATGATCTCGCCGCTCGCCGCGAGCAGTGAGCGCCACAGCACCTCGCCCTTGCCGGGGGCCGCCGGGATGCGCGGGAGGATCTCG
Proteins encoded:
- a CDS encoding trehalose-6-phosphate synthase; translated protein: MTAKQVLVASNRGPVSYSPADDGSLVAKRGGGGLVSGLSALGPEAGTWVCAALGEGDREAAGHHGGRLPEADTGGQAVRMLDIPAETFDAAYNGVANSVLWFVHHLLYQTPFEPVFDAAFEKQWAGYEAYSEAFADALADEAERGAAVLVQDYHLSLVPGLLRQRRPDLRIGHFSHTPWAPPELFRILPDAVARQVLTGILGADRAAFLTRRWADAFAACCADVLGAEVGPDGSVTYGGRTTRIGVHRLGADAGFLRERAFRPDVDERLAGLRKQVGDRRTVVRVDRTELSKNIVRGLHAFRRLLTDSPEWRGRVTHVAFAYPSRQDLEVYRAYTAEVSRVADGINAEFAEGDWTPVVLHVRDDFARSLAAYRMADVALVNPIRDGMNLVAKEVPVVSERGVALVLSTEAGAAAELSDDAIMVNPYDIRGTAEALHRALSMPADERERRTKRLAAAATALPPSRWFLDQLTALREG
- the otsB gene encoding trehalose-phosphatase; the encoded protein is MGTLPVPATDEGRAGLASLLNRPDRALLAFDFDGTLAPIVADPAQARAHPDAVPALARIAPKIAALAVITGRPADTVVRLGGFDGHPELAGLTVLGAYGAERWDAATGELIAPEPPPGIAAVRAEVDELAARTGSHVEDKRIALAVHTRRAADPEAAFEELSAPLRRLADDHGLTLEPGRMVLELRPPGMDKGTALTELARATGAECVLYGGDDLGDLPAFEAIARLRAVGIPGLRVCSGSQEVARLAAATDLTVDGPEGVAAFLVALAERI
- a CDS encoding DUF3263 domain-containing protein, whose protein sequence is MTARERAVLAVERRGWPRPGLKERAIREQLDLTPTRYYQLLNALLDDPRALRHDPVTVNRLRRVRDARRARR
- a CDS encoding glucosyl-3-phosphoglycerate synthase, producing MLEEARTWLHRRSWSAADRPLPQLLNAKRAAGAAGSISVVLPALNEEATVGAIVEALRRDLMETVPLIDELIVVDSGSTDRTSETAAAAGAKVVHRDEILPRIPAAPGKGEVLWRSLLAASGEIIAFVDADLRDFDSRFVSGILGPLLTEPDVQLVKAMYDRPLGDKPTGAHQGGRVTELVARPLLNLHWPQLAGVVQPLGGEYAARRSLLERLPFPVGYGVELGLLIDTLHVAGLDAVAQVDVGVRKHRHQDGQALGRMSTAIMRTAQSRLPGTVLPKRVGLTQFERTEEGAFSPRTHPIDADERPPMCGVPEYAARRQAA
- a CDS encoding ROK family protein, whose translation is MTRTEDAQDHVIALDVGGTAIKAALYDPGFRPLVEIRRPTGDPAGAVDTVLGVAAELYDAAVTRLGRPPSAAGVCVPGLVDAAAGIAVWSANLGWRDVPLRRLLTDRLDGLPVAIGHDLRTAGLAEARLGAGAGRSRFLLVALGTGIAGAIGIDGVIEAGAHGGAGEIGHLIVRPGGALCGCGRRGCLETVASAAAVGRAWAAACGDPAADAAHAARAVAAGDPRAAAVWRTAVDGLADGLLAAVRLLDPGTVLLGGGLAEAGDLLLAPVREALAERIAFQRMPEILPAALGDSAGRLGAALLAHDARPLPLTAEVDAR
- a CDS encoding beta-lactamase family protein — its product is MNVRRDSMKVTRGSTGTKGNRWRLTALAGLTAVGVAVACTAGAAAGGVVGGDAAAAAGARGHGSLERDARAVVDSGATAVVAAASVAGERGQRAAAGVTDLDDPRRVDPGSYYRIGSDTKTFTAVVVLQLVAEGRLDLGDTVERWLPGVVTGHGNDGSRVTVRNLLQHTSGIANYTDILFGDPGALTPEAYEEGRFDVLTPEDKVALAMTREPGWLPDAASPGSETRWSYSNTNYILAGMIVERVTGHSWEREVHERVIAPLGLDHTLTSGTSAYVPQPTATAYLQFPGQEELTDTTLAVEGGADGGIISTAEDMTAFHRALLDGRLLGPAELAEMRTTVPAPDFSARPGTRYGLGLAWSPMEGCDGGIWFHGGTSFGTSSEGAVTDDGRAAAEAGVYTLSFADAQAQEELSAATRHLVEHALCGTGD
- a CDS encoding SIS domain-containing protein, which gives rise to MPLTAREIATQPECWRRAALDARAAGEAGFGASALPRPGERVAVTGCGTSWFVAQAYAALRERAGQGVTDAFAASQFPVARAYDRVVAITRSGTTTEVLDAVGAVRAAWPAVPVLALTADPASPVMRAAQHVAVLDYADEWSVVQTRFATSALAFLRAALEAEGPLPEGVASVERAAADAATALDDDLPPEAVAAEQWTFLGTGWAYGLAQEAALKLREAAGAWTEAYPLPEYRHGPLAIAAPGRVVWLLGGAPDGFAAEIGRTGVSVVRGRLDPMAELVRAQRLAVEIARRRGLDPDRPRNLRRSVILR